A stretch of Myroides oncorhynchi DNA encodes these proteins:
- the mads6 gene encoding methylation-associated defense system protein kinase MAD6, whose product MAITKQPTYFNQQVNAGEEKLLKFLEINLPDDFYLIPNIELVSTNPHNNQTQYWEYDLVVVAPHAVFNIENKDWRGRIEGDETNWYLNDHPRKNPLRTNRQKTAILHSKFKEIDPYWGQVRVINMLTLSYDNVLDRYLTPEDEKLTFDLDKRLINFLTDASEVNKAEDAIADIQHKIVDYLTGQQNKKRVEEKTQIFEYEIVKILDQTNFYTEYLIKYPGASSTFRVAKEFALQVAGLSPMDLKNREDKIRNQYNALKNLNGKPFILNVDFRFDPENHLFYEISDFLADRSLRAEARIKTFTFNEKVQFLKNIMVALRSAHEQNIYHRDISPDNIYLNSGFAYLANFGKSYFFEHEEEGYTVMPSITEQNVTPYQPLELTVGDVSAVTDIYALGVLAYWMFLEKEPFKSPYELNQLGGHLPKHLMPTTINPHLPQWIDEFINKTIQTNEMDREAQIEKLYEFIEEATNLHTKGFNGHQEPATMPMAVPFDELKEGDDIGDYTIYKTLGKGGYSRVFKVKHKLQGEYYTLKMFNESVNVNSVIDEFKALEQVYHPNIVKFKWNGTTFSGQFYTLMEYLEGDNLGVYSRTEAKLPIHQVFNVAKDILSALVEMQKVNPPIIHRDIKPQNIIWDKGERFVLIDFNVATAIDNNQDYVGTNPYLAQDLIYDGYKVKWDLTADLFSLGVTLYELLTKKYPWTPSKLPLIHAQPKDPKEFEPNVSRAFADFILKAIKTNKETRFHNAEEMLEELLRIENDILELSEDTGEMSNRAHLYHIQISIRQEINGFDVKLYNRNNTYVDLHESIHNVLSRFKENLTKYKSSLDLGKPIKLVVKVDDEYIINEVFWQGGAKSFTDGNVERIYQDLTELFDKNKEELKVKKINTEGVNMVDYLNSLYSQSKYGNFGTRVNLNGNTLDNDTYTSTKLDRKLIPAIVDGKYKLVIITGNAGDGKTAFVKKIEQNANVKELTHFEHNNGAQFKINGVKYESNYDGSQDEKGFENNDVLDKFFSPFENLQNYNKASEGRIIAINEGRLVEFLTTSEKHKGLAYAIENYFYEEGYSQLPEGVLVINLNLRSVVAQDENEESLFKKQIRALTHKQLWTKCEGCEFAHHCFIKYNVDSFNDSAAGPEIINRLEWLIRTVSLKRELHITMRDLRSFIAFIITRDYACEDLKSIPRLTEEDIVNYWNLYYFNISNPKIQDSGNSDRLIKIIRETDIGEVAIPKLDRQLFFSPHRPKDYLIFGERENNLLDEFNEQKALSPVHQQNAETIALTKEKHKTFVRHQYFEGNINFDEIKQKEQIQLKPTFLNRIPYQSIFEFVQSIKASDNLEELKVSLSKAISINEGANNNKIAEKYLILSSNDIKDPYGKAFKLLPLEDFELIVYDTSHLTKYLEYETDALIFRHKKMPNIALTISLDLYEMLYFIHKGFSPSLNDMKGKFIELIVFKNLLENLNYNEVVVTANNKDFFKISKSVENKIEINPLVV is encoded by the coding sequence ATGGCAATAACTAAACAACCAACATACTTCAACCAGCAAGTAAATGCAGGGGAAGAAAAACTACTAAAATTCTTAGAAATCAATTTACCAGATGATTTTTATCTAATTCCAAACATCGAATTGGTCTCTACCAATCCGCATAACAACCAAACACAGTATTGGGAGTACGACTTAGTAGTCGTGGCTCCTCATGCCGTGTTCAATATAGAAAATAAAGATTGGCGTGGCCGCATCGAAGGCGACGAAACCAACTGGTATCTAAACGATCATCCACGTAAAAATCCTTTACGTACCAATCGTCAGAAAACTGCAATTCTACACAGTAAATTTAAAGAAATAGATCCGTATTGGGGGCAAGTAAGAGTAATCAATATGCTTACATTGTCTTACGACAATGTATTAGACCGTTACTTAACCCCAGAAGACGAAAAATTAACATTCGATTTAGATAAAAGACTAATTAATTTTCTTACGGATGCATCAGAAGTCAACAAAGCAGAAGATGCTATTGCAGATATTCAGCACAAAATTGTTGACTACTTAACGGGGCAACAAAATAAAAAGCGTGTAGAAGAAAAAACACAAATATTTGAATACGAAATTGTAAAGATTTTAGATCAAACCAATTTCTATACAGAGTATTTAATCAAATATCCTGGGGCTTCTTCTACCTTTCGTGTAGCCAAAGAATTTGCATTACAAGTAGCTGGTCTATCACCTATGGATTTAAAAAATCGCGAAGATAAAATCCGTAACCAATACAATGCATTAAAGAATTTGAATGGTAAACCATTTATTTTAAATGTAGATTTCCGTTTCGATCCAGAAAACCATTTGTTCTACGAAATCTCCGATTTCTTAGCCGATCGTTCCTTACGTGCAGAAGCAAGAATCAAAACCTTTACCTTCAACGAAAAGGTACAGTTTCTTAAAAACATTATGGTAGCTTTACGTTCAGCGCACGAACAGAACATCTATCACCGCGACATTAGCCCAGATAACATTTATTTAAATTCTGGTTTTGCTTATTTAGCCAACTTTGGAAAATCCTATTTCTTTGAGCACGAAGAAGAAGGTTATACCGTAATGCCAAGTATTACCGAGCAAAATGTTACGCCTTACCAACCTCTTGAATTAACAGTGGGCGATGTATCGGCAGTTACAGACATTTATGCTTTAGGGGTATTAGCGTACTGGATGTTTTTAGAAAAAGAACCATTCAAATCACCATACGAGTTAAATCAATTAGGAGGTCATCTACCAAAGCATTTAATGCCTACAACGATCAATCCGCATTTACCACAATGGATTGATGAGTTCATTAATAAAACCATTCAGACCAATGAAATGGATCGTGAAGCACAAATCGAAAAATTATATGAATTTATCGAAGAAGCCACGAATCTACATACCAAAGGATTTAACGGGCATCAAGAACCTGCAACGATGCCAATGGCTGTTCCTTTCGACGAGCTAAAAGAAGGGGACGACATAGGCGATTATACCATTTACAAAACTTTAGGTAAAGGCGGATATTCGCGTGTATTTAAAGTGAAACACAAATTACAAGGCGAGTATTATACCTTAAAGATGTTTAACGAAAGTGTAAATGTCAATTCGGTAATCGATGAATTTAAAGCCTTAGAACAAGTTTATCATCCAAATATTGTAAAGTTCAAGTGGAATGGAACGACTTTTTCTGGTCAATTCTATACCTTAATGGAATATTTGGAAGGAGATAATTTAGGCGTGTATTCACGTACAGAAGCCAAATTACCAATCCATCAAGTATTTAATGTAGCCAAAGATATCTTGTCGGCTTTAGTGGAAATGCAAAAAGTAAATCCACCAATTATTCACCGTGACATCAAACCACAAAACATCATTTGGGACAAAGGAGAACGTTTTGTATTAATCGATTTTAATGTGGCTACTGCCATCGATAACAACCAAGATTATGTAGGTACTAACCCATATTTAGCACAGGATTTAATTTACGATGGATACAAAGTAAAGTGGGACTTAACAGCCGATTTATTTTCGTTAGGGGTAACATTATACGAGCTATTGACGAAAAAATACCCATGGACACCAAGTAAGTTACCATTGATTCATGCGCAACCAAAAGATCCAAAAGAATTTGAACCAAATGTTTCAAGAGCTTTTGCAGATTTTATCTTAAAAGCAATTAAAACAAATAAAGAAACACGTTTCCATAATGCAGAGGAAATGTTAGAAGAGTTATTGCGTATCGAAAATGATATTTTAGAATTATCGGAAGATACAGGTGAAATGAGCAATCGTGCGCATTTATACCACATACAAATTTCGATTCGTCAAGAAATAAATGGTTTTGATGTCAAACTTTATAACAGAAATAATACATATGTAGATTTACATGAATCTATTCATAATGTATTAAGTCGTTTCAAAGAAAACTTAACCAAATATAAATCGTCACTTGATTTAGGGAAACCAATCAAGTTGGTCGTAAAAGTAGACGATGAATATATTATAAACGAAGTATTTTGGCAAGGGGGTGCTAAATCATTTACTGATGGAAATGTAGAGCGTATTTACCAAGATTTAACAGAACTTTTTGATAAAAACAAAGAGGAGCTAAAAGTTAAGAAGATAAATACAGAAGGAGTAAATATGGTCGATTACCTAAACTCCTTATACTCGCAATCCAAATACGGAAATTTCGGTACGCGTGTCAATCTTAATGGAAATACATTAGATAACGATACCTATACGTCTACAAAATTAGATCGTAAATTAATTCCAGCCATTGTAGATGGAAAATACAAATTAGTCATCATCACAGGGAATGCTGGAGATGGAAAAACTGCATTTGTCAAAAAGATTGAACAAAACGCCAATGTCAAAGAGTTAACTCATTTCGAGCACAACAACGGCGCACAGTTTAAAATCAATGGCGTAAAATACGAAAGTAATTATGATGGTTCTCAAGATGAAAAAGGGTTTGAAAACAATGATGTATTAGATAAGTTCTTTAGTCCTTTCGAAAATTTACAGAACTATAACAAAGCTTCGGAAGGAAGGATTATAGCCATCAACGAAGGGCGTTTAGTGGAGTTCTTAACTACTTCAGAAAAGCACAAAGGTTTGGCCTATGCGATCGAGAATTATTTCTACGAAGAAGGCTATTCGCAATTACCAGAGGGGGTATTAGTCATCAATCTAAACTTGCGTTCGGTGGTAGCACAAGACGAAAACGAAGAATCCTTATTCAAAAAACAAATTCGTGCCTTAACCCACAAACAATTATGGACGAAGTGTGAAGGTTGTGAATTTGCTCATCACTGTTTTATCAAGTACAATGTAGATTCATTCAATGATTCTGCCGCTGGTCCAGAGATTATCAATCGTTTAGAATGGTTAATCAGAACAGTTAGTCTAAAAAGAGAGTTGCACATCACCATGCGTGATTTAAGATCTTTCATTGCATTCATCATCACCCGTGATTATGCTTGCGAAGACTTAAAATCAATTCCTCGTCTAACAGAAGAAGATATTGTAAATTATTGGAATTTATATTATTTCAATATTTCGAATCCTAAAATTCAAGACTCTGGAAATAGCGATCGTTTAATCAAAATAATTCGTGAAACAGATATTGGTGAAGTGGCTATTCCTAAATTAGACCGTCAATTATTTTTTAGTCCACATAGGCCAAAAGATTATCTAATCTTTGGAGAAAGAGAGAACAATCTATTGGATGAATTTAATGAACAAAAAGCATTAAGCCCAGTGCATCAACAAAATGCAGAAACAATTGCTTTAACTAAAGAGAAACATAAAACATTTGTACGCCATCAGTATTTTGAAGGAAACATCAATTTTGATGAAATAAAACAGAAGGAACAAATTCAGCTAAAACCAACATTTCTAAATAGAATTCCATATCAATCTATTTTTGAATTTGTACAAAGCATTAAGGCTTCCGATAATTTAGAGGAATTGAAAGTTTCGCTTTCTAAAGCCATTTCTATAAACGAAGGTGCGAACAATAACAAGATTGCTGAAAAGTATTTGATTTTATCATCCAATGATATAAAAGATCCATACGGTAAAGCATTTAAATTATTGCCATTAGAAGATTTTGAGTTAATAGTATACGATACAAGTCATTTAACAAAATACCTAGAATACGAAACAGATGCATTGATATTTAGACATAAGAAAATGCCGAATATTGCTCTAACCATTTCATTAGATTTATATGAAATGTTATACTTTATTCACAAAGGTTTTAGTCCTTCATTAAATGATATGAAAGGGAAATTCATTGAATTGATCGTATTTAAAAACTTATTAGAAAATCTGAATTACAATGAAGTGGTAGTTACCGCTAATAATAAAGATTTTTTCAAAATAAGTAAATCAGTTGAGAATAAAATTGAAATCAATCCTTTAGTAGTATAG
- the mads5 gene encoding methylation-associated defense system restriction endonuclease subunit S MAD5, with protein sequence MKFTEIKSNSILSNNFILKPNYHMNYGKKRIESSAYKGLQFDTLNNVTASIFTGGIFKRVFVEDKEYGYPYISATHMMNTNPLDVAKLISKKYTPRLEEMTLKTNQILVSCAGTIGNVRLITSDLSHVVGSQDIIRVDSDNTKMPYGYIYAYLASKTAYNFMQSYIYGSVVPRIEPKTLGNLPVPILSEEKQQQIHQLIVDSANLRVEANKLLKEAVEVFKFLDTTYKAGTYNVKNISSNTINNFKKRFDANYNIINNYVDNIKSNQKIEFIKINELTENIFIGPRSKRNYISNGIPFLSTSEMQKANPTKTEKFVNQNVGKDFQVKEGWLLTTRSGTLGDTIYTLPCINDFAVSEDAIRIQFKQHSILSNKYVYAFLKSNLGRNSLLAGSYGSVILHLNEDYVGNVEVPILEKNIIKEIEEKIDLHLFNLNEAILKENQAINLIENEIDAWQ encoded by the coding sequence ATGAAATTTACAGAAATAAAATCTAATTCTATTTTATCAAATAATTTCATTTTGAAACCAAATTATCATATGAATTATGGTAAAAAAAGAATTGAAAGTTCAGCTTATAAAGGTTTGCAATTTGATACATTAAATAATGTAACTGCATCTATATTTACTGGAGGTATTTTTAAAAGAGTATTTGTAGAGGATAAAGAATATGGATATCCATATATTTCTGCAACTCATATGATGAATACAAATCCACTTGATGTAGCAAAGTTAATTTCAAAAAAATATACACCAAGATTAGAAGAAATGACTTTAAAAACTAATCAAATTTTGGTTAGTTGTGCAGGTACAATTGGAAATGTTAGACTAATTACGAGTGATTTATCACATGTAGTAGGGTCTCAAGATATAATTAGAGTTGATTCAGATAATACTAAAATGCCATATGGTTATATTTATGCATATTTAGCATCTAAGACAGCTTATAATTTTATGCAGTCTTATATCTATGGATCAGTAGTTCCAAGGATAGAGCCGAAAACTTTAGGTAATTTACCAGTCCCAATCCTATCCGAAGAAAAACAACAACAAATCCATCAATTAATTGTGGACAGTGCCAACCTTCGTGTAGAGGCTAATAAGTTGTTGAAAGAGGCGGTGGAGGTTTTTAAGTTTTTAGATACTACTTATAAAGCAGGAACATATAATGTTAAAAATATTTCATCTAATACGATAAATAATTTTAAAAAGAGATTTGACGCTAATTATAACATAATTAATAATTATGTAGATAATATAAAATCTAATCAAAAAATAGAATTTATTAAAATAAATGAGTTAACGGAAAATATTTTTATTGGACCACGAAGTAAACGTAATTATATATCAAATGGGATTCCATTCCTATCAACATCAGAAATGCAGAAAGCTAATCCTACAAAAACTGAAAAATTTGTTAATCAAAATGTAGGAAAGGATTTTCAAGTTAAAGAAGGATGGTTGCTAACAACTCGTAGTGGTACTTTAGGAGATACTATTTACACTCTTCCTTGTATTAATGATTTTGCAGTATCAGAAGATGCAATTAGAATTCAGTTTAAACAACATTCGATACTTTCTAATAAATATGTTTATGCATTTCTAAAATCTAATTTAGGTAGAAATTCATTATTAGCTGGGTCTTATGGCTCTGTAATATTACATTTAAATGAAGATTATGTAGGGAATGTTGAAGTACCTATTTTAGAAAAAAATATCATCAAGGAAATTGAAGAAAAAATTGATCTCCATTTATTTAATTTAAATGAGGCAATTTTAAAAGAAAACCAAGCAATTAATCTAATTGAAAACGAAATTGATGCATGGCAATAA
- the mads2 gene encoding methylation-associated defense system DNA methyltransferase MAD2, giving the protein MQTQDIILEDNQLICILTENIKKASSQEKNIQSIIRMLNEEYGFDMADLARDFNITFVDPDTGKNKKQKLEVVVFEKETDHTQDNIIRIAVVQDEKIKENDKKKGVTPTLENAVAAVENCEFGLWTNGQDIKYLQREYDVFDNENFIDLADFPGQGETIEDIDRADRSHARKPANDSLIKVFKRSHDYIYGNEGRKKDAFWQLLYLIFCKLYDEKRRFLAYESGESYRRKFWVGVKEQNTEDGRKQVAERIKKIFEELKKSQTFSDVFDGNEAIDLTDKGVAFIAGELAKYNFLDATVDVKGMAYETIVSNTLKQEAGQFFTPRNIVKAMVEMLDPNENTRVLDPACGSGGFLVMVLDHVRKKIAKDLYPELDGVLLADKFNTYEVNERVREYAETNIFGFDFDPDLKKAARMNMVMAGDGHANIFHVNSLAYPQWEHPEEIAKIKSAIDTSVERMQDIIENYTSDARGKFDMIFTNPPFGAKVKVDTEIAEKYFLSKYSDAPEVLFIEACYNLLKPGGKMAIVLPDGILGNPNTLPVREWILENFKILASVDLAVEAFLPQVGVQASLLFLEKKTDLQRNIANEGSEDYDVFMAIAEKLGKDRRGNPIYVRDEDGAEILFPTTTEYVVKDKEENAIVKARTEKLRKLDDNLPMIVEAYYEFLNK; this is encoded by the coding sequence ATGCAAACGCAAGATATCATATTAGAAGACAACCAATTGATTTGTATTCTAACAGAAAATATTAAGAAGGCTTCTTCTCAAGAAAAAAATATTCAATCCATCATTCGTATGCTTAACGAAGAATATGGATTCGATATGGCAGATTTGGCTCGTGATTTTAATATCACATTTGTAGATCCAGATACCGGAAAAAATAAAAAACAAAAATTAGAAGTAGTCGTATTCGAAAAAGAGACCGATCATACCCAAGACAATATCATTCGTATTGCCGTAGTTCAAGACGAAAAAATTAAAGAAAACGATAAGAAAAAAGGAGTTACTCCTACACTAGAAAATGCAGTAGCAGCAGTAGAAAATTGTGAATTTGGTTTGTGGACAAATGGACAAGACATCAAATATTTGCAACGCGAATACGATGTATTTGATAATGAAAACTTTATCGACTTAGCCGATTTCCCTGGACAAGGAGAAACAATAGAAGACATAGATCGTGCCGATCGTTCACACGCACGTAAACCTGCCAACGATTCTTTAATCAAAGTATTCAAACGTTCACACGATTACATCTATGGTAACGAAGGCCGCAAAAAAGATGCGTTCTGGCAATTGCTGTACCTTATTTTCTGTAAATTATACGACGAAAAACGTCGTTTCTTAGCATACGAATCGGGTGAATCTTACCGTCGTAAATTCTGGGTTGGTGTCAAGGAACAAAATACAGAAGATGGCCGTAAACAAGTTGCAGAAAGAATTAAAAAGATTTTTGAAGAATTAAAAAAATCCCAAACATTCTCAGATGTATTTGATGGAAATGAGGCAATTGATTTAACAGATAAAGGTGTCGCTTTTATTGCGGGTGAATTAGCCAAGTACAACTTCTTAGATGCCACAGTCGATGTAAAAGGAATGGCGTACGAAACCATTGTAAGTAACACCTTAAAACAAGAAGCCGGACAATTCTTTACACCTCGTAATATTGTAAAAGCAATGGTAGAAATGCTTGATCCTAACGAAAATACACGTGTATTAGACCCTGCGTGTGGTTCTGGTGGATTCTTAGTAATGGTATTAGACCACGTTCGAAAAAAAATTGCTAAAGACTTATATCCGGAGTTAGATGGCGTATTATTGGCAGATAAATTTAATACTTACGAAGTCAACGAACGAGTAAGAGAATACGCAGAGACAAATATTTTCGGATTCGATTTTGATCCTGATCTTAAGAAAGCGGCGCGTATGAATATGGTGATGGCAGGTGACGGTCACGCGAATATTTTCCACGTCAACTCATTAGCGTATCCACAATGGGAGCATCCAGAAGAAATTGCTAAAATTAAATCAGCGATCGATACCAGTGTCGAACGTATGCAAGACATCATCGAGAATTACACGTCAGATGCGCGTGGCAAGTTCGATATGATTTTTACCAATCCTCCATTCGGAGCCAAAGTAAAAGTAGATACAGAGATTGCTGAAAAATACTTCTTATCCAAATATTCAGATGCACCAGAGGTATTATTTATCGAAGCCTGCTACAACCTATTAAAACCAGGCGGTAAAATGGCAATTGTATTGCCTGATGGTATTTTAGGGAATCCTAATACGTTGCCTGTACGCGAGTGGATTTTAGAAAACTTTAAAATCTTAGCCTCTGTCGATTTAGCCGTAGAAGCCTTCTTACCACAAGTTGGGGTACAAGCGTCTTTATTATTTTTAGAAAAGAAAACCGATTTACAACGCAACATTGCCAACGAAGGTAGCGAAGACTACGACGTATTTATGGCAATTGCCGAAAAATTAGGAAAAGACCGCCGTGGAAACCCAATTTATGTGCGCGACGAAGATGGAGCCGAAATCTTATTTCCAACCACGACCGAATATGTGGTGAAGGACAAAGAAGAAAACGCTATCGTAAAAGCACGTACCGAAAAATTAAGAAAGTTAGATGACAATTTACCGATGATTGTGGAAGCCTATTATGAATTTTTAAATAAGTAG